The nucleotide sequence AGACGCGCCAGAAGCAGTCGCTGCTGGCGGCCGACATCATCAAGGGCGTGCTGCTGCCGCAGTTCGCGATCCTGCCGCTCGCGGTGCTGCTGATCTGGCTGGCGCTGGTGCGCGGCATCAAGCCGCTGTCGGTGGTGGAGGCGCGCATCCGCGAGCGCCGCCCCGGCGACCTGAGCCCGCTCGACGAGTCCTCGGTGCCGCTCGAGGTGGTGCCGCTGGTGTCGTCGGTCAACGAACTGCTCGACAAGCTCAACGATTCGATCGACACGCAGAAGCGCTTCCTGGCCGACGCGGCGCACCAGCTCAAGACGCCGCTCGCGGGCCTGCGCATGCAGGCCGACCTGGCGCAGCGCGAGAACGCCAACGCCGACGAGCTCAAGCAGTCGCTCAAGCAGATCGGCCGCGCCAGCGTGCGCGCCACCCACACGGTGAACCAGCTGCTGTCGCTGGCGCGCGCCGAGGGCAACAGCGCCGGCGCCCATCGCCAGCCCTGCGACCTGGCGCGGCTCACGATCGAGGTGGTGCGCGAGGCGGTGCCGCGCGCGATCGAGAAGCGCATCGACCTCGGCTACGACGGCCTCGATCCCGGCTCGCGCGGCGTGGTGCTCGAGGGCAACCCGACGCTGCTCAAGGAGCTGGTGCGCAACCTGGTCGACAACGCGATCAACTACACGCCCTCGCGGCCCGAACGCACCGGCGTGATCACCGCGCGGGTGCTGGCCGATCCCTTCGGCCGTGTGCTGCTGCTGCAGGTGGAGGACAACGGGCCGGGCATTTCGGAGGCCGACCGCGAGCTCGTGTTCGAGCCCTTCTACCGCGTGCTGGGCAACGAGGCCGACGGCTCGGGCCTGGGCCTGCCGATCGTGCGCGAGATCGCGAACCAGCACCATGCGCAGGTGACGCTCGAGGACGCGCATCCCGAGCGACAGCCGCCGGGTGCGCGCTTCACGGTGCGCTTCGAGAGCGCGCCGGCCTGAACCGT is from Variovorax paradoxus and encodes:
- a CDS encoding sensor histidine kinase N-terminal domain-containing protein produces the protein MKLFQRAQRSLFGEILDWMLTPLLLLVPVSIGVTWLVAQGIASASFDRVLTHNIETLARTVSLQKDSPRFVLPQPTREILRGDDTDRVYYQLLDSHGALLSGEHDVPHPSLDEPPALGQVQLRDGEMNGKSVRVAWVWLAGDAPDAPPALLQVAETRQKQSLLAADIIKGVLLPQFAILPLAVLLIWLALVRGIKPLSVVEARIRERRPGDLSPLDESSVPLEVVPLVSSVNELLDKLNDSIDTQKRFLADAAHQLKTPLAGLRMQADLAQRENANADELKQSLKQIGRASVRATHTVNQLLSLARAEGNSAGAHRQPCDLARLTIEVVREAVPRAIEKRIDLGYDGLDPGSRGVVLEGNPTLLKELVRNLVDNAINYTPSRPERTGVITARVLADPFGRVLLLQVEDNGPGISEADRELVFEPFYRVLGNEADGSGLGLPIVREIANQHHAQVTLEDAHPERQPPGARFTVRFESAPA